Proteins encoded within one genomic window of Anastrepha ludens isolate Willacy chromosome 4, idAnaLude1.1, whole genome shotgun sequence:
- the LOC128861819 gene encoding uncharacterized protein LOC128861819, which produces MDRVIFASSAICCNIYKNNKNSNEHYRQASNSSGRKMLPSLVIFLCVGLLPAVLCFDGLQGQSIKDAFGEFSLTDMISVQSQGIEYEEADDGFPSYKFFSTSDVKSSYRVLLPEKLYEFAILVKFLPNSPKGGYLFSVVNPLDTVVQLGLHLSPVIKNVWNVSLLYTQSDQNSISRKLVSYQLPYRGKEWTTLSFQVLGDKVLFYYDCELNKTTSVVREPQELVFDSASTLYLAQAGLILTGHFEVSDFGCDLLFAIVNLIKMPSGKVHMLESEFEISSYFLISNGLRTCTYFSTT; this is translated from the exons CTGCAACATTTACAAGAACAATAAAAACAGTAACGAACACTATCGGCAAGCGAGCAACAGTAGCGGACGCAAAATGTTACCCTCTCTTGTGATATTTCTTTGCGTTGGACTATTACCGGCAGTTTTATGTTTTGATGGGCTGCAGGGTCAATCTATTAAGG ATGCCTTCGGCGAGTTCTCACTGACGGACATGATCAGCGTACAATCGCAAGGTATCGAATATGAGGAGGCCGATGATGGCTTTCCCTCGTATAAATTTTTCTCCACATCAGATGTTAAATCATCATATCGAGTCTTACTGCCGGAAAAACTCTACGAATTTGCGATACTTGTCAAATTTCTTCCAAATAGTCCCAAAGGTGGCTACCTCTTTAGTGTAGTCAATCCTCTGGACACTGTCGTACAATTGGGCTTACATCTATCGCCAGTGATTAAAAATGTCTGGAATGTTTCACTGCTCTACACCCAATCGGATCAAAACTCCATCAGCCGGAAATTAGTCAGCTACCAATTGCCATATAGGGGTAAGGAGTGGACAACACTTTCTTTTCAGGTACTCGGCGACAAGGTGCTCTTCTACTACGATTGCGAATTGAATAAAACAACATCGGTGGTACGAGAACCACAGGAGTTGGTCTTCGATTCTGCATCAACTTTATATTTAGCACAAGCAGGCCTCATACTGACCGGACACTTCGAGGTAAGTGATTTTGGTTGTGATTTATTATTTGCCattgtaaatttaattaaaatgcctTCTGGGAAAGTACACATGTTGGAGAGCGAATTTGAAATTTCGAGTTATTTCTTAATAAGCAACGGATTGCGTACATGCACATATTTTTCTACCACTTAG